In Bactrocera oleae isolate idBacOlea1 chromosome 5, idBacOlea1, whole genome shotgun sequence, a genomic segment contains:
- the ord gene encoding protein ORD, translated as MFFEEIEISNILNCAHVKLHFKQTQSTVYVVQGSNDCPLRFTVSTAIKLICSGQYASIESLTQFKNLHEGYVRIVLLISKEACEITASLESDNTNLESDSDSDAPCTSKWALNREQRRKQRQLRNSHLLQRQQQLFHKVEALRDFRYGPESIEYTLDAGAKQKSSVFEFQLKFRTNIDYILRQPEISRGGFTGNWLEFITTKLNGAMNREEEISKLFGYFVQLFLKNRYNECDLLSKLTTCCIIGHTALDVMIAVDALKIFNDVRNTFEFITCMEYTVWFLIPYKGRYVSVQEVSVENFQFNNVYTCIKLKAMEQNPCREYIWSDADHAIQDLLFIAFQLVICFHLKRGVVYLQEELKNVKDYQTMQFVVTAYLQRNGNGQKFWPQKYYLQQILKACNKMRITAIIDYPGGLPVTPLSGNLIKCYKDECSGRWELKVEERMSSCSSEQFISELQAGLQSHSI; from the exons ATGTTTTTTGAGGAg ataGAGATTAGTAATATACTCAACTGTGCACATGTGAAATTGCATTTTAAACAAACGCAAAGTACAGTTTACGTTGTACAAGGCAGCAACGACTGCCCACTTCGCTTTACAGTGAGCACtgctattaaattaatttgcagTGGTCAATATGCAAGTATTGAATCATTAACTCAATTTAAAAACCTGCATGAGGGCTATGTCCGTATAGTGTTGCTCATTTCAAAAGAAGCTTGTGAAATAACAGCATCATTGGAGTCAGATAACACAAATTTGGAAAGTGATAGTGATAGCGATGCGCCATGCACATCTAAATGGGCACTAAATCGCGAACAGCGACGTAAACAGCGTCAGCTACGTAACTCGCATTTATTGCAAAGGCAGCAGCAACTATTTCATAAGGTAGAGGCATTACGCGACTTCCGGTATGGTCCGGAATCGATCGAATACACTCTCGATGCAGGTGCAAAGCAAAAAAGTAGTGTTTTCGAATTCCAATTGAAATTTCGCACGAATATCGATTACATCCTGCGTCAGCCAGAAATATCACGTGGGGGATTTACCGGAAATTGGTTGGAGTTTATAACAACAAAGTTGAATGGGGCTATGAATCGAGA GGaagaaatttcgaaattatttggATATTTTGtgcaactatttttaaaaaatcgttaCAATGAGTGTGATTTATTGTCTAAATTAACGACCTGCTGTATTATTGGACACACTGCCTTAGATGTTATGATTGCGGTCGATGCCCTAAAGATTTTCAATGACGTACGCAATACTTTTGAGTTTATTACATGCATGGAATATACAGTATGGTTTCTAATCCCATATAAAGGTCGTTATGTATCAGTGCAAGAAgtg AGTGTTGAAAATTTCCAATTTAATAacgtatatacatgcataaaaCTAAAGGCGATGGAACAAAATCCGTGCAGAGAATATATATGGTCGGACGCAGATCACGCAATCCAAGATCTCTTATTTATCGCATTCCAGTTGGTCATATGTTTTCACCTCAAGCGGGGTGTTGTCTATTTGCAAGAAGAATTGAAGAAT GTTAAAGATTATCAGACTATGCAATTCGTAGTAACGGCTTATTTACAGAGAAATGGAAATGGTCAAAAG ttttggccacaaaaatattatttacaacaaattttaaaagcttGTAATAAAATGCGAATTACTGCTATTATTGACTATCCTGGTGGCTTGCCAGTTACACCCCTCTCTGGAAACTTAATCAAATGCTACAAAGATGAATGTAGCGGTAGATGGGAATTAAAAGTGGAAGAACGCATGAGTTCCTGTAGTAGTGAGCAATTCATCAGTGAATTGCAAGCCGGCTTACAAAGTCATTCAATTTAA
- the LOC106618470 gene encoding zinc finger protein 664: protein MMRNCTLPTSYEQNRTSIRCGEIICYDNVNFTIICVLCKMKLFEFDDFMLHYQNVHLRGNIHDSDSDNDADGELEECIKDEEFENVEYLAELDECGVRVEAVLQPSRVLDEVTSNEKQNVPIKAEVIETAYNDTLSEYGEVMGVDNSKPNEFENEEFDDDEWTGSQGDDDNHILKKPRKPKEYSCAHCQKRYTTERILKLHINMKHLRPKKFKCEQCPEEFVEQRSLDSHVRKEHIGFQCSQCERVYKNSRSLRIHMKAHKGIKEFRCDFENCGKAFITSSRLKVHQKIHTDERNYICEVCGYRTRQKDALVVHKRTHTGEKPFECTICSRRFISASLLNEHKPMHSTERPHKCDVCGASFSRSKALYHHKHLHLGIKKFVCKICGRAYAQMAGLAGHMRQHKAEEQSLLS, encoded by the exons ATGATGCGGAATTGCACATTACCAACAAGTTATGAACAAAATAGAACCAGTATACGTTGCGGTGAAATAATTTGTTATGATAACGTAAATTTCACTATAATTTGTGTGCTTTgcaaaatgaaactttttgagTTTGACGATTTTATGTTACACTACCAAAATGTACACCTTCGAGGCAATATACACGATAGTGATAGTGATAACGACGCGGATGGTGAATTAGAAGAATGTATTAAAGATGaggaatttgaaaatgtcgaataTCTAGCTGAATTGGATGAATGTGGTGTGAGAGTGGAGGCTGTCTTACAGCCCTCACGTGTTTTGGATGAAGTAACTTCCAACGAAAAGCAAAATGTGCCCATCAAGGCAGAAGTCATAGAAACGGCATATAATGACACGTTGAGTGAATATGGTGAAGTTATGGGTGTTGATAATTCTAAACCGAACGAGTTCGAGAATGAAGAATTTGATGATGATGAATGGACAGGCAGTCAAGGAGATGATGAtaatcatattttaaaaaag CCTAGAAAGCCCAAAGAGTACTCATGTGCACATTGCCAAAAACGTTATACCACAGAACGTATATTAAAGCTACATATAAACATGAAACACCTGcgaccaaaaaaattcaaatgcgAACAATGCCCAGAAGAATTTGTGGAGCAACGTTCACTAGATTCACATGTGCGGAAAGAACACATAGGATTTCAGTGCTCACAATGCGAACGTGTTTATAAAAATTCCCGTTCACTACGCATACATATGAAAGCACACAAGGGTATAAAGGAATTTAGATGTGATTTCGAAAATTGTGGCAAAGCATTTATTACTTCATCACGTCTGAAAGTGCATCAAAAAATTCATACAGATGAACGCAACTACATATGCGAAGTTTGTGGTTATCGTACACGACAAAAGGATGCTTTAGTTGTacacaagcgcacacacaccggagaaaagccttttgaatgtaCTATCTGTAGTCGACGATTTATTTCTGCCTCGTTACTAAACGAGCACAAGCCTATGCATTCTACTGAGCGTCCACATAAATGTGATGTATGCGGTGCATCATTTTCACGGAGCAAAGCGCTCTACCACCACAAACATTTACACCTGGGTATTAAGAagttcgtttgcaaaatatgtgGTCGTGCCTATGCTCAAATGGCAGGTCTAGCGGGACATATGCGACAACACAAAGCAGAAGAACAAAGTCtactaagttaa
- the Gbeta5 gene encoding guanine nucleotide-binding protein subunit beta-5 translates to MADCAPTPNASDKMASLLKEAENLKIKLEEERAKLNDINLWTVAERLEPIAFVNIKPRKVLKGHQAKVLCTDWSPDKRHIISSSQDGRLIIWDAFTTNKEHFITMPTTWIMACAYSPSGNFVACGGLDNKVTVYPIMSDDEMAAKKRTVGTHTSYMSCCIYPNSDQQILTGSGDSTCALWDVESGQLLQSFHGHSGDVMAIDLAPNETGNTFVSGSCDRMAFIWDMRSGHVVQSFEGHQSDVNTVKFHPSGDAIATGSDDSSCRLFDMRADREVAVFAKESIIFGINSVDFSVSGRLLFAGYNDYTVNLWDTLKSERICLLYGHENKVSCVQVSPDGTALSTGSWDYTIRVWA, encoded by the coding sequence ATGGCTGATTGTGCTCCTACGCCTAATGCCAGTGATAAGATGGCCAGTTTGTTGAAGGAGGcggaaaatttgaaaatcaaaCTTGAGGAAGAACGTGCTAAATTGAATGATATTAATTTATGGACTGTTGCTGAACGACTCGAGCCGATTGCTTTTGTCAATATAAAACCGCGTAAAGTACTCAAAGGTCACCAGGCAAAAGTTCTATGTACAGATTGGAGTCCAGATAAGCGTCACATAATTTCTTCATCGCAGGACGGGCGTCTCATCATTTGGGACGCATTCACCACAAACAAAGAACACTTCATTACCATGCCCACCACTTGGATTATGGCATGTGCATATTCTCCATCAGGCAATTTTGTTGCTTGTGGTGGTTTAGACAATAAAGTTACCGTTTATCCGATAATGTCAGATGATGAGATGGCTGCTAAAAAGCGAACAGTTGGTACGCACACTAGCTACATGTCATGCTGTATTTATCCAAATTCCGATCAGCAAATCCTTACGGGAAGCGGTGATTCTACATGTGCTTTGTGGGATGTTGAAAGCGGACAATTACTACAAAGCTTTCACGGGCATTCTGGTGATGTTATGGCGATTGATTTAGCTCCAAATGAAACCGGAAATACATTCGTTTCTGGCAGTTGTGACCGTATGGCCTTCATATGGGACATGCGTTCAGGACATGTGGTGCAATCGTTTGAAGGACACCAGTCAGACGTTAATACCGTTAAATTTCATCCTAGTGGCGATGCCATAGCAACTGGCTCAGACGATAGTAGCTGTCGTTTGTTCGATATGCGTGCCGATAGGGAAGTAGCTGTGTTCGCTAAGGAGAGCATTATTTTTGGTATTAACTCCGTAGACTTCTCAGTGAGTGGCCGTTTACTATTTGCCGGCTATAATGATTACACAGTGAATCTCTGGGATACGCTTAAATCGGAACGTATTTGTCTATTATATGGTCATGAAAATAAGGTATCCTGTGTGCAGGTATCGCCAGACGGTACTGCATTATCCACTGGAAGTTGGGATTACACCATACGCGTGTGGGCAtaa
- the LOC106618021 gene encoding lipoprotein lipase-like — MIDSRSINHQKKVHIFKIISILYLKATTIALPLRESTLDTSQTRNSDDVRFYLYTAANPEKPQEIRINDANSVKKSYFDKTRHTKIIIHGWTGSYLTKPNNELRRAYLAQEDHNIISVDWSTYAVLSYISSRAKVPIVSEDIANLLDFLHEQFNLSFDKVVVVGHSLGAHVAGYCGKIVKRGKIAGIVGLDPASPLYSYNDASTRLCTNDAKFVLSIQTNRSLKGFQQPIGSAAFYPNWGLKQPGCGVDLTGTCSHGRSITLYAKV; from the exons ATGATAGATTCAAGATCCATAAATCACCAAAAAAAGGTG catatctttaaaataatatcgatattgtatttaaaagctACCACAATTGCACTCCCATTGCGCGAAAGCACACTGGATACAAGTCAAACACGCAACAGTGATGATGTGCGTTTTTATCTGTACACCGCTGCAAATCCTGAGAAACCGCAAGAAATTCGTATTAACGATGCTAATTCCGTGAAAAAATCATACTTCGACAAAACGCGCCATACAAA AATTATAATTCACGGCTGGACTGGGTCATACTTAACTAAACCAAATAATGAACTACGGCGTGCATATTTAGCACAAGAAGATCATAATATAATCTCCGTCGATTGGAGTACTTATGCCGTACTGAGTTATATATCATCACGTGCAAAAGTGCCCATTGTGAGTGAAGATATCGCCAATCTATTGGATTTCCTGCATGAACAATTTAACTTGAGTTTTGACAAAGTTGTTGTGGTGGGTCACAGTTTGGGTGCACATGTGGCAGGCTACTGTGGAAAGATTGTGAAACGTGGAAAGATTGCTGGCATTGTTGGTTTGGATCCAGCATCGCCGCTTTACAGCTATAATGACGCTAGTACGCGTTTATGCACTAACGATGCCAAATTTGTGCTGAGCATACAGACGAATCGTAGTTTAAAGGGATTTCAACAACCGATTGGATCAGCAGCATTCTATCCGAATTGGGGACTTAAACAACCCGGTTGCGGTGTTGATTTAACTGGTACTTGCTCACACGGACGTAGCATAACGTTATATGCTAAAGTTTGA
- the GIIIspla2 gene encoding uncharacterized protein GIIIspla2: MTNYHKLCLYAVFLLLSCCTTQTWSAYLPVNEEHNLNQLEGLQKQQSQRYLYTERPADKSQIINKGETRSAVDTTATADTNNAAIPAWYSATDEDTATLGNWQLLPHGSYDKNDDVVAGNAPIHAVAWSDRAYENSDVYDAFDSDGDTELDSDNDNDMNNGETGEELTNAYSVLSRKRRGFDDWLIAPHTRWCGRGNNANNNYNQLGGASDADRCCRRHDHCPVYISAFSNRYEIFNYRPYTLSHCSCDRRFRACLKMNNDEPSNTIGQLFFNMVPSQCFILRNERHCLERDAKGNCVKETTRKHAYVRENEKY; the protein is encoded by the coding sequence ATGACAAATTATCATAAGCTGTGTCTATAtgctgtgtttttgttgttgtcctgCTGTACCACACAGACATGGTCAGCATATTTGCCAGTAAATGAGGAACATAACCTAAATCAATTGGAAGggttacaaaagcaacaatctCAGCGGTATTTATATACAGAACGTCCAGCAGACAAAAGCCAAATCATCAATAAGGGCGAAACGCGAAGCGCGGTTGATACGACCGCAACAGCAGACACCAACAATGCTGCAATACCAGCATGGTACAGCGCCACAGACGAAGATACCGCTACGCTGGGTAATTGGCAATTGTTACCTCATGGATCATACGATAAAAACGATGACGTAGTGGCTGGCAATGCGCCAATACATGCGGTGGCGTGGTCTGATCGTGCGTACGAAAATAGCGATGTGTACGATGCATTTGACAGCGACGGCGACACCGAATTGGACAGCGACAACGACAACGACATGAACAACGGTGAAACCGGCGAAGAGTTAACCAACGCATATAGTGTTTTGAGTCGCAAGCGACGCGGTTTCGATGATTGGCTCATAGCGCCGCATACACGTTggtgtgggcgtggcaataatgccaacaacaattacaaccaACTTGGTGGCGCTTCAGACGCGGATAGATGTTGCCGGCGACATGATCATTGTCCCGTTTACATATCGGCATTCAGTAATCGGTATGAAATCTTCAACTATCGGCCATACACATTGTCGCATTGCAGTTGCGATCGACGTTTCCGTGCCTGCCTGAAAATGAACAACGACGAGCCGTCGAACACCATCGGACAGCTCTTCTTCAATATGGTGCCATCACAATGTTTCATACTACGTAATGAACGGCATTGTTTGGAACGCGATGCGAAGGGTAACTGCGTAAAGGAGACAACGCGAAAGCATGCCTATGTGCGGGAAAATGAAAAGTACTAA
- the Traf6 gene encoding TNF receptor-associated factor 6: MQNSQTNTGRQARQQQQQPYQQGHSHHHHHYTENNKSPSSIPPNSLAISKSYVPAPASTTSDDTDFHESDARYECAICIHWLNEPVITTCGHRFCKSCLTKWLNNHNQCPLDNTELSIDHDIFPDNFTRREIEQIKHKCPNSPLGCAVVASPIEVDRHLPTCPYRRLENAEEKCPFASIKCDFVGRPETNALEEHLKEDMPHHMQLMLQAFQQTAISTWNPQKPTTASGAKVNGVLPPPPPQYANEADEQLIQTMYQRIVVLEQRVREQDVKLENLTKQLASRQQIDPRYSNGTIVWEITNFRNVVEQLRADANNLLYSRDFYTSPHGYRFCARVNIQPRHLNLLSLHVHLMQSENDYHLDWPFNGRIKLCMIHPTDANLSQHDTIMTKPEVMAFHKPREHISTRGFGFVEYAKIADVMHKGFCEDDKLVIKIQINIV, from the coding sequence ATGCAAAATTCACAAACTAACACAGGCAGGCAAGCcagacaacaacagcagcaaccgtATCAGCAGGGACACTCGCATCATCATCACCATTATACAGAAAACAACAAATCACCATCGTCTATACCGCCCAATTCGTTAGCGATCTCCAAGTCATATGTACCCGCACCAGCTTCAACCACTTCAGATGATACTGACTTTCATGAATCGGATGCACGTTATGAATGTGCTATTTGCATACATTGGCTTAATGAACCAGTGATCACCACTTGCGGTCATCGGTTTTGCAAATCTTGCTTAACGAAATGGCTTAATAATCACAATCAGTGTCCACTGGACAATACAGAGCTTTCTATTGACCATGATATTTTTCCGGATAATTTCACTAGACGTGAAATAGAACAAATCAAACACAAATGTCCTAATTCGCCATTGGGTTGTGCAGTAGTGGCATCGCCCATAGAAGTGGATCGACATTTGCCGACCTGTCCATACAGAAGACTAGAGAACGCCGAAGAAAAGTGCCCATTCGCCAGCATAAAATGTGACTTTGTTGGGCGCCCTGAAACCAACGCACTCGAAGAGCATCTTAAAGAAGACATGCCACATCATATGCAATTAATGTTGCAAGCTTTCCAACAAACAGCCATTTCCACTTGGAATCCACAAAAACCAACAACTGCGAGTGGTGCGAAGGTAAATGGTGTActaccaccaccaccgccacaATACGCAAACGAGGCAGACGAACAACTCATACAAACGATGTACCAACGTATTGTAGTGCTGGAGCAACGCGTACGCGAGCAAGATGTAAAATTGGAAAATCTTACAAAGCAATTGGCTAGTCGTCAACAAATCGATCCACGCTATAGTAATGGCACAATTGTATGGGAAATAACAAATTTCCGCAATGTGGTGGAGCAATTGCGTGCCGATGCCAATAATCTACTTTATTCACGTGATTTTTACACCTCGCCGCATGGCTATCGGTTTTGTGCGCGCGTGAACATACAGCCACGACACTTGAACTTATTGAGTTTACATGTACATTTAATGCAATCCGAAAACGATTACCATTTGGATTGGCCTTTTAATGGACGCATCAAACTGTGCATGATACATCCAACAGATGCCAATCTTTCGCAACACGATACAATTATGACAAAGCCCGAAGTCATGGCCTTCCATAAACCACGGGAGCACATAAGTACGCGTGGATTTGGTTTTGTAGAATATGCTAAGATAGCGGATGTCATGCATAAAGGCTTCTGTGAAGATGACAAGCTGGTaatcaaaatacaaattaatatagtttaa
- the LOC106618445 gene encoding zinc finger protein 625 codes for MLKLLPSTAFGNSANAKCGEIYCHSSTEFTIICTLCELKAFDYQDFMHHCKNVHLENDLLKTEEIFVEVAPYLSSNVKDEAEAEFLEEHDFVFSDEEKEKSELRISQWKEDNSLSEHSDSDTENNFESNFDDKDYIPPVDQRKRNEKRNRKTESYKCEICSRIYKSSHYLRTHLAKTHNSESRKTASIQFQKCDECTGEFRTLRSLEEHSLSAHGGMKCMYCDKRCTSRTNQLRHMEIHTHGTERRFVCDYDNCKKSFFTRRQYQAHKRTHTKGKNFICDICGYSCRVPEMLKVHYRSHTGEKPFACDECGKCFVSKSAVREHKASHGTERPHECKVCGRSFARAKSLYHHNFLHLAEKKFKCKLCGQAYAQLAGLAGHMRRHREQGHC; via the exons ATGCTCAAATTATTACCAAGCACTGCATTTGGCAATAGTGCAAATGCAAAATGTGGTGAAATCTATTGTCACAGTTCCACCGAATTTACCATTATTTGTACACTGTGCGAACTCAAAGCGTTCGACTACCAGGATTTCATGCATCACTGTAAGAATGTACACCTCGAAAACGACTTATTGAAAacagaagaaatatttgttgaaGTCGCACCATACCTGTCATCAAATGTGAAGGATGAAGCTGAAGCTGAATTCCTGGAAGAGCATGACTTTGTCTTTTCTGATGAAGAAAAGGAAAAGTCAGAGTTACGTATTAGCCAATGGAAAGAGGATAACTCGTTATCTGAACATTCAGACAGTGATACGGAGAATAATTTTGAATCTAATTTTGATGATAAAGATTACATACCACCTGTAGATCAACGAAAG CGAAACGAAAAGCGTAATCGTAAAACCGAGTCATACAAATGTGAAATATGTTCCCGTATCTACAAAAGTTCACATTATCTGCGAACACATTTGGCAAAAACACATAATTCTGAGAGTAGGAAAACAGCCAGCATCCAGTTTCAAAAATGTGATGAATGCACAGGAGAATTTAGGACATTACGTAGTTTAGAGGAGCATTCCCTTTCGGCACATGGTGGTATGAAATGTATGTATTGTGATAAACGATGTACATCGCGAACAAATCAGCTACGACATATGGAAATTCATACACATGGCACGGAACGACGGTTCGTCTGCGATTATGATAACTGTAAGAAAAGTTTCTTTACACGCCGTCAATATCAAGCTCACAAACGCACCCATACAAAAGGAAAGAATTTCATATGTGATATATGTGGCTACTCGTGTCGAGTACCGGAAATGCTTAAAGTGCATTATCGTTCACATACAGGTGAGAAACCCTTTGCTTGCGATGAATGCGGCAAATGTTTTGTATCAAAATCGGCGGTTAGGGAGCATAAAGCATCACATGGCACTGAGCGTCCACATGAATGTAAAGTATGTGGACGCTCTTTTGCAAGGGCAAAATCGCTATACCATCATAATTTCTTACATCTCGCAGAGAAGAAGTTTAAATGCAAGTTATGTGGACAGGCATATGCACAGCTTGCTGGTTTAGCTGGACATATGAGACGACATCGGGAGCAGGGCCATTGCTGA
- the LOC106618453 gene encoding zinc finger protein 37, translated as MLKLLPPDTSKFHNFKCGEIFCLSTNTYNVACCLCGANVAFEQFPQHFQEEHLTPKPEKVEKSTLDTSTSDSIKIDVDPIKSEEEYISDHGDGSVGYEAPDSEPEEVIDEKPFDFVDLQNLGVNIVEPENKRKQKKVEDVDDISDTKSWEDKSDVEDEDWRPQDSSGDEKPKPQDDIDSLPYPCPDCMRSYKTKRSMLTHHRQTHNPKTKKSKEPKLNFKCDECGECFKAERNLRAHKWKHTGIICDICGKKFSQTGNLQRHKIRHTGIKAHKCQECGNDFFTDKELKAHMLRHTGERPVVCEICGKRCRDHGVYKAHMRRHTGERPAKCDVCGKAFYSFHDLNVHAVTHSTERPFACDMCGSTFQRKKSLRVHKKLHSKDRKHECKVCGKTFAQSGGLNAHMRTHDAALSRSIVGNTSASISAIPGPIVADDVGVGVGVGVGVNNVGVGSANVNMGIAGGVGVALGTVVNPVNSIGEALLGVTGVLSGTGSTIDTVNN; from the exons atgttaaaactttTGCCGCCGGATACGagcaaatttcataatttcaaatgcggtgaaatattttgcctcagCACGAATACCTACAATGTGGCGTGCTGTTTATGTGGAGCAAATGTAGCGTTTGAACAATTTCCACAACATTTCCAAGAGGAACATTTGACGCCCAAACccgaaaaagtggaaaaatccACCTTAGATACAAGTACAAGTGATAGCATCAAAATTGATGTAGATCCTATCAAAAGCGAAGAAGAATATATAAGTGACCATGGCGATGGTTCTGTTGGTTACGAAGCTCCAGATTCAGAACCCGAAGAAGTGATTGATGAAAAGCCTTTCGACTTTGTTGACTTACAGAATCTAGGAGTAAACATAGTTGAACCGGAAAACAAACGTAAACAGAAAAAGGTTGAAGATGTTGACGACATCAGTGACACTAAGTCGTGGGAGGATAAGAGTGATGTCGAAGATGAAGATTGGCGACCTCAAGATTCATCGGGCGACGAG AAGCCAAAACCGCAAGATGACATTGATTCACTTCCATATCCATGCCCGGACTGTATGCGTTCATATAAAACTAAACGCAGCATGCTAACACATCATCGACAAACACataatccaaaaacaaaaaaatcgaaagaGCCAAAGTTGAATTTCAAATGCGATGAATGTGGTGAATGTTTTAAAGCTGAAAGAAATCTACGTGCCCACAAGTGGAAGCATACTGGCATAATATGTGATATTTGTGGCAAGAAATTCTCTCAAACTGGTAACCTGCAACGACATAAAATACGTCACACTGGCATAAAGGCGCACAAATGTCAGGAATGCGGCAATGACTTCTTCACTGATAAAGAGCTGAAGGCACACATGCTGCGCCATACCGGCGAGAGGCCGGTTGTTTGTGAGATATGCGGTAAACGGTGTCGTGATCATGGCGTATACAAAGCGCATATGCGGCGACACACAGGCGAACGGCCAGCAAAATGCGACGTTTGCGGTAAAGCTTTTTACAGTTTCCACGATTTAAATGTACACGCGGTGACACACAGCACCGAACGACCATTTGCATGTGACATGTGCGGCTCAACGTTCCAGCGAAAAAAATCATTACGCGtacacaaaaaattacattCTAAAGATCGGAAACATGAATGCAAAGTTTGCGGCAAAACATTTGCACAATCCGGCGGTTTGAATGCGCATATGCGAACACACGATGCCGCATTAAGTCGGAGCATTGTGGGCAATACCAGTGCCAGTATTAGCGCTATACCTGGCCCGATAGTTGCAGATGATGTTGGTGTCGGTGTCGGTGTCGGTGTCGGTGTTAATAATGTTGGCGTTGGTAGCGCTAATGTCAACATGGGCATTGCTGGTGGTGTTGGTGTAGCTCTTGGTACGGTAGTCAATCCAGTTAACTCAATAGGGGAGGCCTTGTTGGGTGTGACTGGTGTGCTAAGTGGGACCGGCTCAACAATAGATACTGTCAACAATTAG